A part of Streptomyces sp. DSM 40750 genomic DNA contains:
- a CDS encoding DUF485 domain-containing protein → MSNYTARYDSSVPFPPPPNQGGDPFSPSPASGTGHAQTSRQPIHAHPEFRSISAAYRRFGILATSLSVGGFLAYVLLSSFVPGVMNQRLIGHLTLGLTLGLAQFAVMGVTAYLYVRHMRKNFDPVARRLRTHLEDREAEQRRVPAGRRFRAW, encoded by the coding sequence GTGTCCAACTACACGGCACGGTACGACAGTTCCGTCCCGTTTCCTCCCCCACCCAACCAGGGAGGTGATCCGTTTTCCCCTTCTCCCGCATCCGGCACAGGGCACGCGCAGACAAGCCGACAGCCCATCCACGCACACCCTGAATTTCGTTCAATAAGCGCCGCATATCGCAGATTCGGGATATTGGCGACCTCGTTGTCCGTGGGTGGATTCCTGGCGTACGTCCTGTTGTCGAGTTTCGTACCAGGAGTAATGAACCAGCGGCTGATCGGACATCTGACGCTGGGACTGACCCTCGGCCTGGCCCAGTTCGCCGTCATGGGTGTGACCGCGTACCTGTACGTACGGCACATGCGGAAGAACTTCGACCCGGTCGCCCGTCGGCTCCGTACCCACCTGGAGGACCGTGAGGCCGAGCAGCGTCGCGTTCCGGCCGGACGGCGGTTCCGCGCATGGTGA
- a CDS encoding NADPH-dependent 2,4-dienoyl-CoA reductase: MSRYPHLLSPLDLGFTTLANRVLMGSMHVGLEEAERGFERMAEFYAARARGGVGLIVTGGIAPNEAGRPYEGGAKLTTDAEAEQHRRITEAVHREDGRIAMQILHFGRYAYHRDLVAPSALQAPISPYVPRALTDAEVEQTIDDYANAARLARQAGYDGVEIMGSEGYLINEFIAAGTNHRDDRWGGSYENRTRFPVEIVRRVREAVGEDFIVVYRLSMLDLVPGGSSFDEVVTLAKAVEAAGATIINTGIGWHEARIPTIATSVPRGAYTWVTKKLMGAVSVPLVMTNRINTPELAEELLADGHADMVSMARPMLADPEFVNKARDGRSDAINTCIGCNQACLDHTFSGQITSCLVNPRACHETELVLFPTRLRRRVAVVGAGPAGLACAVSAAERGHEVTLFDAASEIGGQLNVARKVPGKQEFDETLRYFRTQLDAHGVDVRLDTRVAADDLTAYDEVVVATGVTPRTPDLPGADHPKVLGYLDVLRDGAPVGDRVAILGAGGIGFDVAEYLTDGGEKASEDPAAYFRQWGVDMDYRAPGGLAAPERPAPPRSVHLLQRKASKVGAGLGKTTGWIHRAELKHRGVTMVPGVQYDLIDDAGLHVTVDGVRQVLEVDTVVLCTGQEPRRDLYDALVAAGRSAHLIGGADVAAELDAKRAIKQGTELAAAL, translated from the coding sequence ATGAGCCGTTACCCGCACCTGCTGAGCCCGCTCGACCTGGGCTTCACCACGCTTGCCAACCGCGTGCTCATGGGCTCCATGCACGTCGGCCTGGAGGAGGCCGAGCGCGGCTTCGAGCGCATGGCGGAGTTCTACGCGGCCCGGGCGCGGGGAGGAGTGGGCCTCATCGTCACCGGCGGCATCGCCCCCAACGAGGCCGGACGCCCGTACGAGGGCGGCGCCAAGCTCACCACCGACGCCGAGGCCGAACAGCACCGGCGGATCACCGAGGCCGTGCACCGCGAGGACGGCCGGATCGCGATGCAGATCCTGCACTTCGGGCGGTACGCCTACCACCGCGACCTGGTCGCGCCGAGCGCCCTCCAGGCCCCGATCAGCCCGTACGTCCCGCGCGCGCTCACCGACGCCGAGGTCGAGCAGACCATCGACGACTACGCGAACGCGGCGCGGCTCGCCCGGCAGGCGGGGTACGACGGCGTCGAGATCATGGGCTCCGAGGGCTATCTGATCAACGAGTTCATCGCCGCCGGGACCAACCACCGCGACGACCGCTGGGGCGGCTCCTACGAGAACCGGACGCGGTTCCCCGTCGAGATCGTGCGCCGGGTGCGGGAGGCGGTCGGCGAGGACTTCATCGTCGTCTACCGGCTGTCGATGCTCGACCTCGTGCCGGGCGGGTCCAGCTTCGACGAGGTGGTGACGCTGGCGAAGGCCGTCGAGGCGGCGGGGGCGACCATCATCAACACCGGCATCGGCTGGCACGAGGCCCGCATCCCGACCATCGCGACCTCCGTGCCGCGCGGCGCGTACACCTGGGTGACCAAGAAGCTCATGGGCGCGGTCTCGGTGCCGCTCGTGATGACGAACCGCATCAACACCCCTGAGCTGGCAGAGGAGTTGCTGGCAGACGGCCACGCCGACATGGTGTCCATGGCCCGACCGATGCTCGCCGACCCGGAGTTCGTCAACAAGGCCCGCGACGGACGCTCCGACGCCATCAACACCTGCATCGGCTGCAACCAGGCCTGCCTCGACCACACCTTCAGCGGCCAGATCACCTCCTGCCTGGTCAACCCGCGCGCCTGCCACGAGACGGAGCTGGTGCTGTTCCCGACCCGGCTGCGCAGACGCGTCGCGGTCGTCGGCGCCGGCCCGGCGGGCCTCGCCTGCGCGGTCAGCGCGGCCGAACGCGGCCACGAGGTCACGCTGTTCGACGCCGCGAGCGAGATCGGCGGCCAGCTCAACGTGGCGCGCAAGGTCCCCGGCAAGCAGGAGTTCGACGAGACCCTGCGTTACTTCCGCACCCAGCTCGACGCGCACGGCGTCGACGTACGACTGGACACACGCGTCGCGGCCGACGACCTCACGGCGTACGACGAGGTCGTCGTCGCCACCGGCGTCACCCCGCGCACCCCCGACCTCCCCGGCGCCGACCACCCCAAGGTCCTGGGCTACCTGGACGTCCTGCGCGACGGCGCCCCCGTCGGCGACCGCGTCGCGATCCTCGGTGCCGGCGGAATCGGCTTCGATGTCGCCGAGTACCTGACCGACGGCGGGGAGAAGGCGAGCGAGGACCCGGCGGCGTACTTCCGGCAGTGGGGCGTCGACATGGACTACCGCGCCCCCGGCGGCCTCGCCGCCCCGGAGCGCCCCGCCCCGCCGCGCTCGGTCCACCTCCTCCAGCGCAAGGCCTCCAAGGTCGGCGCCGGGCTCGGCAAGACCACCGGCTGGATCCACCGCGCCGAGCTGAAGCACCGCGGGGTCACCATGGTCCCCGGCGTCCAGTACGACCTGATCGACGACGCCGGGCTGCACGTCACCGTCGACGGCGTCCGCCAGGTCCTGGAGGTCGACACGGTCGTGCTCTGCACCGGGCAGGAACCACGCCGCGACCTGTACGACGCCCTGGTCGCCGCCGGGCGCTCCGCGCACCTCATCGGCGGCGCCGACGTGGCCGCCGAACTGGACGCCAAGCGGGCGATCAAGCAGGGGACCGAGCTGGCGGCGGCGCTGTAG
- a CDS encoding glycoside hydrolase family 75 protein, with translation MRVRSLTSAAVAAAALLAPATLPALAQPQPLIQREGSVTAADLLAKVRDCVRVSEGLYRSDADTPADIPVCGLDGAVFWKADMDIDCDGRPSPRCNSDTDPWFQPTTAFQQSDGRYLRSESLPFIVVPAPSGTWDYEVHGIKGGSVAAVVYEDQVQYAVVGDTSPQNVIGEASYATAEALGIRPDPGSGGTASGVTYIVFEDSRVSPIEDHEAAVEQGEKLARKLVKG, from the coding sequence GTGCGTGTCCGCTCCTTGACGTCGGCCGCCGTCGCCGCCGCCGCCCTGCTGGCCCCCGCCACCCTGCCCGCCCTGGCCCAGCCGCAGCCGTTGATACAGCGTGAGGGCAGCGTGACCGCCGCCGACCTGCTGGCGAAGGTGCGCGACTGCGTCCGGGTGTCGGAGGGGCTCTACCGCAGCGACGCCGACACTCCCGCCGACATCCCCGTCTGCGGTCTCGACGGCGCTGTGTTCTGGAAGGCGGACATGGACATCGACTGCGACGGCCGGCCGAGCCCGCGCTGCAACTCCGACACCGACCCGTGGTTCCAGCCCACGACTGCGTTCCAGCAGTCCGACGGCCGGTATCTCCGCTCCGAGAGCCTGCCGTTCATCGTCGTCCCCGCCCCGAGCGGCACCTGGGACTACGAGGTCCACGGCATCAAGGGCGGTTCGGTCGCCGCAGTCGTCTACGAGGACCAGGTCCAGTACGCCGTCGTCGGCGACACCAGCCCTCAGAACGTCATCGGCGAGGCCTCGTACGCCACGGCCGAGGCCCTCGGTATCCGCCCCGACCCAGGCAGCGGCGGCACCGCCTCCGGCGTCACCTACATCGTCTTCGAGGACTCCCGGGTGAGCCCGATCGAGGACCACGAGGCAGCGGTGGAGCAAGGGGAGAAGCTGGCACGGAAGCTGGTGAAGGGCTAG
- a CDS encoding GNAT family N-acetyltransferase — MAEYVSDIEGAGTAPHVLDNPTLASLTGPHAHFAEKRGRVLRYPVEVSPWLALPDEPDAVDWTDLAAMAGPGAEFAVAAYDGRFPADWEITFDLEGVLLVDDGVAAAPDEEAVRLGPADVPEALDLVERTRPGPFLPRTIELGTYLGIRRGGVLVAMAGERLHPPGWTEISAVCTDPALRGEGLATRLIHAVAHGIRERGEIPFLQAAAANTGAIRLYESLGFRLRRTTRFAGARIPVGMA, encoded by the coding sequence ATGGCCGAGTACGTGAGTGACATCGAGGGCGCGGGCACCGCGCCGCACGTCCTCGACAACCCCACGCTCGCCTCCCTCACCGGGCCGCACGCCCACTTCGCGGAGAAGCGCGGCCGGGTACTGCGCTATCCCGTCGAGGTGTCGCCGTGGCTCGCCCTGCCCGACGAGCCCGACGCCGTCGACTGGACGGACCTGGCGGCGATGGCGGGCCCCGGCGCGGAGTTCGCGGTCGCGGCCTACGACGGGCGCTTCCCCGCCGACTGGGAGATCACCTTCGACCTGGAGGGCGTCCTGCTCGTCGACGACGGTGTCGCCGCCGCGCCGGACGAGGAGGCCGTACGGCTCGGCCCGGCTGATGTGCCCGAGGCGCTCGACCTGGTCGAACGCACGCGACCGGGCCCCTTCCTGCCGCGCACGATCGAACTCGGCACCTACCTCGGCATTCGCCGGGGCGGCGTCCTCGTCGCGATGGCCGGCGAGCGGTTGCACCCACCCGGCTGGACCGAGATCAGCGCGGTCTGCACTGACCCGGCGTTGCGCGGCGAGGGCCTCGCCACCCGGCTGATCCACGCCGTCGCCCACGGCATCCGCGAGCGCGGCGAGATCCCCTTCCTCCAGGCCGCCGCGGCCAACACGGGGGCCATCCGGCTGTACGAGTCGCTGGGCTTCCGGCTGCGCCGCACCACCCGGTTCGCGGGGGCCCGCATACCCGTGGGCATGGCATGA
- a CDS encoding putative protein N(5)-glutamine methyltransferase produces MPLLSTTSVVTALRAAGCVFAEDEAELILTTARTPDEVTAMVDRRVAGLPLELVLGWAEFAGLRITVEPGVFVPRRRTEFLVEQALATVPGASVVVDLCCGSGAVGAALAASLDGAELHAADIDPAAVRCARRNIAPHGGHAHEGDLFAALPARLRGRVDILAANVPYVPTGEVPLLPSEARDHEPLVALDGGTDGLDVLRRVAAEAPEWLAPGGCLLVETSERQAPLALDTFRRSGLAAHPAVSEERYAHVVIGTRP; encoded by the coding sequence ATGCCACTTCTTTCCACCACCTCTGTCGTCACGGCACTTCGCGCCGCCGGTTGCGTCTTCGCCGAGGACGAGGCGGAGTTGATCCTCACCACCGCACGGACCCCGGACGAGGTCACCGCCATGGTCGACCGGCGCGTCGCGGGTCTGCCCCTCGAACTCGTCCTCGGCTGGGCCGAGTTCGCGGGCCTGCGCATCACCGTGGAACCCGGTGTGTTCGTCCCCCGCCGCCGCACCGAGTTCCTCGTCGAGCAGGCCCTCGCCACCGTCCCCGGTGCCTCCGTCGTCGTCGACCTCTGCTGCGGCTCCGGCGCGGTGGGCGCCGCCCTGGCCGCGTCGCTCGACGGGGCCGAACTGCACGCCGCCGACATCGACCCGGCGGCGGTCCGCTGCGCCCGCCGCAACATCGCGCCGCACGGCGGCCACGCCCACGAGGGCGACCTCTTCGCGGCGCTGCCCGCCCGCCTGCGGGGCCGCGTCGACATCCTCGCGGCGAACGTGCCGTACGTCCCCACCGGCGAGGTCCCGCTCCTGCCGAGCGAGGCCCGCGACCACGAACCCCTCGTCGCCCTCGACGGCGGCACGGACGGCCTCGACGTCCTGCGCAGGGTCGCCGCCGAGGCCCCCGAATGGCTCGCCCCGGGCGGCTGCCTGCTCGTCGAGACGAGCGAACGCCAGGCCCCGCTCGCCCTCGACACCTTCCGCCGCTCCGGCCTGGCCGCACACCCGGCCGTCTCGGAGGAGAGGTACGCCCATGTGGTGATCGGCACCAGGCCCTGA
- a CDS encoding sulfite oxidase-like oxidoreductase, producing MNVTRGFTGRPRVPDPGLPPGQYDAGDDWPVLSAEVTPDLAPADWTFRVDGLVAEPRSWDWDEAHALPASGYEGDIHCVTSWSKFGVRFGGVSLDAFLDVVRPDASATHAVAYSHSGYTTNLPLADLTGGRAWIAWEYDGRPLPAEHGGPARLLVPHLYFWKSAKWVAGLRLLDHDEPGFWEQNGYHARGNPWEEQRYSGD from the coding sequence ATGAACGTCACCCGAGGTTTCACCGGACGCCCCCGCGTCCCCGATCCGGGGCTGCCGCCCGGCCAGTACGACGCCGGCGACGACTGGCCCGTCCTGTCGGCCGAGGTCACCCCCGACCTCGCGCCCGCCGACTGGACGTTCCGGGTCGACGGTCTGGTGGCCGAGCCTCGCTCCTGGGACTGGGACGAGGCGCACGCGCTGCCCGCGTCGGGGTACGAGGGCGACATCCACTGTGTGACGAGCTGGTCGAAGTTCGGGGTGCGGTTCGGCGGTGTGTCGCTGGACGCGTTCCTGGACGTGGTCCGGCCCGACGCGTCCGCCACCCACGCGGTCGCGTACTCGCACAGCGGCTACACCACGAACCTCCCGCTCGCCGACCTCACCGGCGGGCGCGCCTGGATCGCCTGGGAGTACGACGGCAGGCCGCTGCCCGCCGAGCACGGCGGGCCGGCGCGGCTGCTGGTGCCGCATCTGTACTTCTGGAAGAGCGCCAAGTGGGTCGCGGGCCTGCGGCTCCTCGACCACGACGAGCCCGGCTTCTGGGAGCAGAACGGCTATCACGCGCGGGGCAACCCGTGGGAGGAGCAGCGGTACTCCGGTGACTGA
- a CDS encoding PadR family transcriptional regulator — protein MSLPHAILTALLEKPSSGLELTRRFDRSIGYFWSATHQQIYRELGKLEAQGHIRALPSEAPTRGQKKSYEVLPAGRDELARWTSSPQDPKPWRDALFVRLRAAAVVGTAGLEDDLRRHLALHQRQLAEYEEIEKRDFGPGRDATQDRLQHLILRAGIDLETSWTQWLTNALEEFERLPGDTGGRAERSGSE, from the coding sequence ATGTCACTCCCGCACGCGATCCTCACCGCCCTGCTCGAAAAGCCCTCCTCGGGCCTGGAGCTGACCCGGCGGTTCGACCGGTCGATCGGCTACTTCTGGTCGGCGACGCACCAGCAGATCTATCGCGAGCTGGGAAAACTGGAGGCGCAGGGCCACATCAGGGCCCTGCCGAGCGAGGCCCCGACACGGGGCCAGAAGAAGAGCTACGAGGTCCTGCCGGCCGGCCGTGACGAACTGGCCCGCTGGACCTCCTCGCCCCAGGACCCCAAGCCGTGGCGTGACGCCCTGTTCGTACGGCTGCGCGCCGCGGCGGTCGTCGGCACCGCCGGCCTGGAGGACGACCTGCGACGCCATCTGGCCCTTCACCAGCGGCAGTTGGCCGAGTACGAGGAGATCGAGAAGCGGGACTTCGGACCCGGCCGGGACGCGACTCAGGACCGGCTCCAGCATCTGATCCTGCGGGCGGGGATCGACCTGGAGACCTCCTGGACCCAGTGGCTGACCAACGCCCTGGAGGAGTTCGAGCGGCTGCCGGGGGACACCGGTGGCCGTGCGGAGCGCTCGGGGAGCGAGTAG
- a CDS encoding ferredoxin reductase yields MTETATTAGFTPPTRFAVPGRIAVSTGTAAVWQTATLTEIRRETPAVATFRFAVPGWAGHLPGQHLMLRLTAGDGYTARRHYSLASPPDDAGHIELTLDHVEGGEVSGWFHTEARPGDEVEVRGPLSGFFAWPGDRPALLIGAGSGVVPLMSMIRHHRARGLGVPLRLLVSARGPEELIYAAEYGAETTAVFTRRAPEGVPVGRLSAAHVAPLLAERPPGGWEAYVCGSNAFAEHASRLLVEAGQPVDRIRIERFG; encoded by the coding sequence GTGACTGAGACAGCGACGACTGCGGGTTTCACGCCGCCCACGAGGTTCGCCGTGCCCGGGCGGATCGCCGTGAGCACCGGGACGGCGGCGGTCTGGCAGACGGCGACGCTGACGGAGATCCGACGGGAGACGCCGGCCGTGGCCACGTTCCGGTTCGCGGTGCCCGGGTGGGCGGGGCATCTGCCCGGGCAGCATCTGATGCTGCGGCTGACCGCAGGGGACGGCTACACGGCGCGGCGTCACTACTCGCTGGCGTCCCCGCCCGACGACGCCGGGCACATCGAGCTGACCTTGGACCACGTCGAGGGCGGTGAGGTCTCCGGGTGGTTCCACACCGAGGCCCGGCCCGGTGACGAGGTGGAGGTGCGGGGCCCGCTCAGCGGCTTCTTCGCCTGGCCCGGGGACCGGCCGGCGCTGCTGATCGGGGCCGGTTCCGGTGTCGTGCCGCTGATGTCGATGATCCGCCACCACCGGGCGCGCGGGCTCGGCGTACCCCTGCGGCTGCTGGTGTCCGCGCGCGGGCCGGAGGAGCTGATCTACGCGGCGGAGTACGGCGCGGAGACCACCGCCGTGTTCACGCGCCGGGCGCCCGAGGGGGTGCCGGTGGGCCGGCTGTCCGCGGCGCATGTGGCGCCGCTGCTGGCCGAGCGGCCGCCGGGTGGGTGGGAGGCCTATGTGTGCGGCTCCAACGCGTTCGCCGAGCACGCCTCACGGCTGCTGGTCGAGGCCGGGCAGCCGGTGGACCGTATCCGCATCGAGCGGTTCGGCTGA
- a CDS encoding solute symporter family protein, with translation MVTFSASVADAFSLRLTFVLFLSVVVITLFTALLTAPQRDEISEFYLGNRDMSPLRNGLAMCGDYLSAATLLGSTGLVALTGYDGLLYLCGTVVAWMMVLLLIAEPLRNSGKFTLGDTLARRLPLQQRPVRLALAICTLTVCTLYLVAQLVGSIALMTQFVGEPGPTTRTMTVIIIGSIVTIYAAIGGMPGATFIQVVKAVMLVAGVTIVAVMVLNRFDWDIDGLLASATAGSGLGTEYLQPGLRYGAGPISKLDFLSLQLAIVLGLAALPHVMMRLLAPRKTRVLRSSVVWAVGLVGFVCLMAGVLGLGATALVGRETISDIDHKGDAAVLLLANELGGEILTAIVSALAFVTLLAVAAGLMLAAASSVAHDLYGEVIRKGRAKETQELGVARIAAVLLGVLSMMFALLAWGTNTATLAFLAFAIAASAILPTIVYSLFWRGFTARGALLSLYGGLATSVLLVLFSPVVSSTPDSVYPNADFAWFPLQNPGIVSIPAGFLLGWLGSRLGPRQEETVYEDFEVRALIGADQR, from the coding sequence ATGGTGACCTTCTCCGCGAGTGTGGCCGACGCCTTCAGCCTGCGGCTGACGTTCGTGCTGTTCCTGTCCGTCGTCGTGATCACCCTGTTCACCGCGTTACTGACGGCCCCGCAGCGCGACGAGATCAGCGAGTTCTACCTCGGCAACCGTGACATGTCACCGCTGCGCAACGGCCTCGCGATGTGCGGCGACTACCTCTCCGCCGCGACGCTGCTCGGCAGCACCGGCCTCGTCGCCCTGACCGGGTACGACGGTCTGCTCTACCTCTGCGGCACGGTCGTCGCCTGGATGATGGTGCTGCTGCTCATCGCCGAACCCCTGCGCAACTCGGGCAAGTTCACGCTCGGCGACACCCTGGCCCGGCGGCTCCCGCTGCAGCAGCGGCCCGTCCGGCTGGCGCTGGCCATCTGCACACTCACCGTGTGCACCCTGTATCTGGTGGCCCAACTGGTCGGCAGCATCGCCCTGATGACGCAGTTCGTCGGCGAACCCGGCCCGACCACACGGACGATGACCGTGATCATCATCGGCTCCATCGTCACGATCTACGCGGCGATCGGCGGTATGCCGGGCGCCACGTTCATCCAGGTGGTCAAGGCCGTGATGCTCGTCGCCGGTGTCACGATCGTCGCCGTGATGGTGTTGAACCGCTTCGACTGGGACATCGACGGGCTCCTGGCGTCCGCGACCGCCGGCAGCGGCCTGGGCACCGAATACCTCCAACCAGGTCTGCGTTACGGGGCCGGCCCCATCAGCAAGCTCGACTTCCTCAGTCTGCAGCTGGCCATCGTGCTCGGCCTGGCCGCGCTCCCCCATGTGATGATGCGGCTGCTCGCGCCCCGCAAGACCCGGGTGCTGCGCAGCTCGGTCGTGTGGGCCGTGGGCCTGGTCGGGTTCGTGTGCCTGATGGCCGGTGTGCTGGGCCTCGGCGCCACCGCCCTCGTGGGCCGGGAGACCATCTCGGACATCGACCACAAGGGCGACGCGGCCGTGCTGCTGCTCGCCAACGAGCTGGGCGGCGAGATCCTGACGGCGATCGTCTCGGCCCTGGCCTTCGTCACCCTGCTCGCCGTCGCCGCCGGCCTCATGCTCGCCGCGGCCTCGTCCGTCGCCCACGACCTCTACGGCGAGGTGATCCGCAAGGGCCGGGCCAAGGAGACGCAGGAGCTGGGCGTCGCCCGGATCGCCGCGGTGCTCCTGGGCGTCCTCAGCATGATGTTCGCCCTGCTGGCCTGGGGCACCAACACGGCCACCCTGGCGTTCCTGGCCTTCGCCATCGCCGCGTCCGCCATTCTGCCGACCATCGTCTACAGCCTGTTCTGGCGCGGGTTCACCGCCCGCGGCGCCCTGCTCAGCCTGTACGGCGGTCTGGCCACGTCGGTCCTGCTCGTGCTGTTCTCGCCGGTCGTCTCGTCCACCCCCGACTCGGTGTACCCCAACGCCGACTTCGCGTGGTTCCCGCTGCAGAACCCGGGCATCGTCTCGATCCCGGCGGGCTTCCTCCTGGGCTGGCTCGGCTCCCGTCTCGGTCCCCGGCAGGAGGAGACCGTGTACGAGGACTTCGAGGTCCGGGCCCTGATCGGGGCCGACCAGAGGTGA
- a CDS encoding Rv1733c family protein — MRGQMFGWRWRPNPLRRRSDVVEAWTVLLVVFLLVLGAPAAGIVVGRWAHGDARAHAAAERAALDQVSAVVVENAPDSVPTAYGDKQSMHWVQARWTEPGGGSRTGEARVAAGTGRGDRADVWLDSAGRSVQAPPTDTAVWQHALAMGTCATGGVVGVVLLGHLVVRRVAIRHRLAEWEREWARTGPDWGHRWA; from the coding sequence ATGCGAGGCCAGATGTTCGGATGGCGTTGGCGCCCCAATCCGCTGCGCCGACGCTCGGACGTCGTCGAGGCGTGGACGGTGCTGCTCGTCGTGTTCCTCCTCGTCCTCGGCGCCCCGGCGGCCGGGATCGTGGTGGGCCGGTGGGCCCACGGGGACGCGCGGGCGCATGCCGCGGCCGAGCGGGCCGCACTCGACCAGGTCAGTGCCGTGGTCGTCGAGAACGCCCCGGACTCGGTGCCCACGGCCTACGGTGACAAACAGTCCATGCACTGGGTACAGGCCCGCTGGACCGAGCCCGGCGGCGGCTCCCGGACCGGCGAGGCACGGGTTGCGGCGGGCACCGGACGCGGTGACCGCGCCGATGTCTGGCTGGACTCGGCGGGCCGCAGTGTCCAGGCGCCGCCGACCGACACCGCCGTCTGGCAGCACGCGCTGGCCATGGGGACCTGCGCCACGGGTGGCGTCGTCGGCGTCGTGCTGCTCGGGCATCTCGTCGTCCGCCGGGTCGCCATCAGGCATCGGCTGGCCGAATGGGAACGGGAGTGGGCGCGTACGGGACCCGACTGGGGGCACCGCTGGGCGTGA
- a CDS encoding fibronectin type III domain-containing protein encodes MRRVPIPALVLVPLLCGSLLLTAACGMDESPGRRPPPAPAGVTAAAGSATSVHVMWNRASGEPEIAGYEVYRGRTKVKDVPGGEHMVDITRLEPSTTYVFTVRARGAAGDLGPPSAEVRATTPAAARADRRAPTRPGRLDGKVVGSKAVELSWGPSTDDRDVVSYDILRGDSKIHSVGGAQTAAVVTGLRPGTRYSFTVRARDAADNVSPMSRAVRLTTAPGTDDGRGTAPTGFRAGTRRADGAYSIELSWIPPRTDGVITEYEIQLDGRSATTLVWGGTPPRGRATYSFYAGREAGVSYRVRIRAKLPDGSWGGFSAERTVTTAG; translated from the coding sequence GTGCGACGCGTTCCCATCCCGGCACTCGTCCTGGTGCCGTTGCTCTGCGGCTCACTGCTCCTCACGGCCGCCTGCGGAATGGACGAGAGCCCCGGTCGCCGTCCGCCCCCGGCCCCGGCCGGCGTCACCGCCGCCGCGGGCAGCGCCACCAGCGTGCACGTCATGTGGAATCGGGCGTCCGGTGAGCCGGAGATCGCCGGGTACGAGGTGTACCGGGGCCGGACGAAGGTGAAGGACGTGCCGGGCGGCGAGCACATGGTGGACATCACCCGGCTCGAACCGTCCACCACGTATGTGTTCACGGTCCGGGCCCGCGGCGCCGCCGGGGACCTCGGGCCGCCCAGCGCGGAGGTCCGGGCCACGACACCCGCCGCCGCGCGGGCCGACCGACGGGCCCCGACCCGGCCGGGGCGCCTGGACGGAAAGGTGGTCGGGAGCAAGGCGGTGGAGCTGTCCTGGGGGCCGTCGACGGACGACCGGGACGTGGTGTCGTACGACATCCTGCGGGGCGACTCGAAGATCCACAGTGTGGGCGGGGCACAGACGGCGGCCGTGGTCACGGGGTTGCGGCCCGGCACCCGGTACTCCTTCACCGTGCGGGCGCGGGACGCGGCGGACAACGTCTCGCCCATGAGCCGGGCGGTACGGCTCACCACCGCGCCGGGGACGGACGACGGGCGGGGCACCGCGCCCACCGGGTTCCGCGCCGGCACGCGCCGGGCCGACGGGGCGTACTCCATCGAGCTGTCCTGGATTCCACCGCGTACCGACGGCGTGATCACGGAGTACGAGATCCAGCTCGACGGCCGGTCGGCGACCACCCTCGTCTGGGGCGGGACCCCGCCCCGGGGCCGAGCCACGTACAGCTTCTACGCGGGCCGGGAGGCCGGGGTGTCGTACCGGGTGCGGATCCGGGCGAAGCTGCCGGACGGGAGCTGGGGCGGGTTCTCGGCGGAGCGGACGGTGACCACCGCCGGGTGA